Proteins encoded within one genomic window of Leptidea sinapis chromosome 7, ilLepSina1.1, whole genome shotgun sequence:
- the LOC126965404 gene encoding protein expanded, which yields MRALCSVRGPLALGGEGRALPPGARLLSLRMPGRRHPVHFVVEAKTRVKELKLLANAQAQLEGTTDVELFGLAIMQNGEYLFVDPESKLSKYAPKSWRSSHTHGLDANGKPLLELHLVLQFHVESPLLLQDEVGRHLYFLQLLQNIRSRDALPVEILLLLIGLALQAEYGDEEYYEDKEYFKIEDYAPASLTGDWVNAAVRACHREHRGLSKNDAQIRFIREVCLLPDTINSHRYRLKQSKSEVEPGTVWLLVTAKGIKILPDNGSSSDFVWSSIGKLSFDRKKFEIRTEEGKITLYSSSEDKCKYLFALCKETHQFSMKMTPKLNEVLRNEEDARKNCFAYSKSFNSKYSKNKNEQRISLISSTSSNTTSGIVSDRVQSEDELEIMIDSPPAPSTESLAFAHLLDSSNSYLIRNNERDNRHFNKTSSLQLPRLKGRVKNEHDEKHDTSLESTFDSSCKLEETVSLPDQNANESLSDSPTSSKMKCTGSQCSSSCSTVIMARAGLSTLSRASNGSSLELSYSHTAQNSILSDNSGLGGDVEFTQDTASALYDGIGQPVTVAASSETSGVYTMGSSELTGHSKDNFSEVSRTDYNELHYGGYNLAKDNDLADFDSVSSILKNNSNRDNHNNKTRRKPDLCSNSDCVDGKSKFCDQNSTEKSSNFRERTNSNASVASFHGDGSDPTDNKHDLLSASELTDLIVGRGSYPINQSVSDTFDSVSDYVRLPMPYRRDSCLQGEESGENYLNNSFFDRPPTPPTRLDSRKGLHLSLPNILDLDENLLPRYPNKPPPPYEFKHKTLTSCTSTPSKPPPAYPGVSSSKLSRQAEEEVPARVVTSKPMITILKAEAGEVCTSGERTFASPMVLEHRFQKSKRHQASSRRAERTKLAQGLSNNLSPSKEISPKVESNVLVAMMKLAPPPPPPRLGRLPPPPPVTRLPPPPPPHNPMFHQQLYSDVDYVYYPLQDPLVSQQNYLDHKLTESRISNMHKSSLHYRSTPFLSTSLSCSSTYGSIQNLSDSYVQIPGTRTSWYSMTSRNSTSSHSINFERPPVTNRIADFPGFVRTKSHENIMKEPPPIKMRRMPPPPPPPYEHKKKIASHLRDNKFTNSNCSSARLSDVHGNKVTNSSNGDLDIKTLREKSKNLDLPLIAALCNDRSLLKQTKAFGVPKSKQSSDNESESVCVKPIQTTTDKVDIKNKPEIISKKVVTSVQKRTPVRKPTDKLPALPGTEAHTPRAMSNTYVTHPSIAKVKKSQPSS from the exons ATGGAGAATACCTATTCGTTGACCCAGAAAGTAAATTATCTAAATACGCACCAAAGAGTTGGAGATCATCGCACACGCAC gGCCTAGACGCCAACGGGAAACCATTACTCGAACTTCACCTAGTCCTTCAGTTTCATGTGGAAAGTCCCTTACTCCTACAAGACGAAGTTGGacgacatttatattttttgcaattGCTGCAAAACATACGCTCCAGGGACGCGTTACCTGTGGAAATACTTCTTTTACTAATTGGATTAGCTTTACAGGCTGAATACGGTGACGAAGAGTATTATGAagataaagaatattttaaaatagaagaCTATGCACCTGCATCCTTAACTGGTGATTGGGTCAATGCTGCCGTGCGTGCCTGCCACAGAGAACATAGAGGATTGTCTAAAAATGATGCACAAATTAGATTTATTCGTGAAGTATGCCTTCTTCCCGACACAATAAATTCCCACAGATACAGATTAAAGCAATCGAAATCAGAAGTAGAACCCGGGACTGTTTGGCTTCTTGTAACAGCAAAAGGAATCAAAATATTACCCGATAATGGATCTTCATCTGATTTTGTTTGGAGTTCCATAGGCAAACTAAGTTTCGATCGAAAGAAATTCGAGATAAGAACAGAAGAAggcaaaataacattatattcatCAAGTGAAGACAAATGTAAATATCTATTTGCTTTATGTAAAGAAACACATCAATTTTCTAtgaaaatgaccccaaaattaaATGAAGTCTTGCGAAACGAGGAAGATGcaagaaaaaattgttttgcaTATTCTAAATCTTTTAACtcaaaatatagtaaaaataaaaacgaacaGAGAATCTCACTAATATCTTCTACAAGTTCTAACACTACTTCAGGAATTGTTAGCGACCGGGTACAATCTGAAGATGAATTGGAAATTATGATCGATTCACCTCCAGCCCCTTCAACAGAGAGTTTGGCATTTGCGCATTTATTAGATTCCTCTAATTCAtatttgataagaaataatgaaAGAGATAATCGtcatttcaataaaacttcATCACTACAATTACCTAGGCTAAAAGGACGAGTAAAGAATGAACACGATGAAAAACATGATACCTCCTTGGAAAGCACATTTGATTCTTCGTGTAAATTAGAAGAAACTGTTTCTTTGCCTGACCAAAATGCAAATGAAAGTTTAAGTGATAGTCCCACATCGagtaaaatgaaatgtacgGGTTCACAATGCTCATCCTCTTGCAGTACTGTTATAATGGCTCGCGCTGGTCTAAGTACACTGAGTAGAGCATCTAATGGAAGTAGCTTAGAACTAAGTTACAGTCACACAGCTCAAAACTCAATATTAAGCGACAACAGTGGTCTAGGTGGTGATGTTGAATTTACTCAAGATACAGCTTCAGCACTTTATGATGGAATAGGTCAACCAGTTACAGTGGCTGCGTCTAGCGAAACAAGTGGAGTATACACCATGGGCAGCTCTGAACTGACTGGACATTCAAAGGACAATTTTTCCGAAGTTAGCCGAACAGATTATAATGAATTGCATTATGGGGGATACAATTTAGCCAAAGATAATGACCTAGCTGACTTCGACAGTGTTTCTTCAATcctcaaaaataattctaatagagataatcataataataagacAAGAAGAAAGCCAGATTTATGTTCTAATTCAGATTGTGTGGACGGTAAAAGTAAATTTTGCGATCAGAACTCTACGGAAAAAAGTTCTAATTTTAGAGAACGTACCAATTCTAACGCCAGTGTAGCTTCTTTTCATGGCGACGGAAGCGATCCTACTGACAATAAGCACGATTTACTTAGTGCTAGTGAACTTACCGATTTAATTGTAGGACGTGGTAGTTATCCAATAAATCAATCTGTTAGTGACACTTTTGATTCTGTTTCGGATTACGTGAGATTGCCAATGCCGTATAGACGCGATAGTTGCCTTCAAGGTGAGGAGTCAGGTGAAAATTACCTCAATAATTCTTTCTTTGACAGACCACCCACACCACCTACCCGGCTAGATAGCAGAAAAGGCCTTCATTTATCTTTGCCAAATATATTGGATTTAGATGAAAATTTGTTGCCAAGATATCCAAACAAGCCTCCGCCTCCTTACGAGTTCAAGCATAAAACCTTGACCTCGTGTACCTCGACCCCATCAAAACCTCCACCAGCATATCCCGGCGTATCGAGTTCGAAACTTTCAAGGCAGGCTGAAGAAGAAGTTCCAGCTAGAGTGGTGACATCGAAACCTATGATTACAATACTTAAGGCAGAAGCAGGAGAAGTATGTACTTCCGGCGAACGCACTTTTGCTAGTCCTATGGTGTTGGAGCATCGTTTTCAAAAATCTAAGCGCCACCAGGCTTCAAGCCGTCGAGCAGAACGAACTAAATTAGCTCAAGGATTATCAAATAATCTCTCACCGTCGAAAGAAATCTCACCCAAGGTTGAATCAAATGTGCTTGTAGCAATGATGAAATTAGCACCACCGCCTCCGCCACCTCGTCTTGGGAGACTTCCTCCTCCACCACCCGTGACACGTCTACCTCCACCTCCTCCTCCCCATAACCCCATGTTTCATCAACAGCTATACAGCGATGTCGATTACGTGTACTACCCTCTTCAAGACCCTTTGGTCTCACAACAGAACTACCTCGATCACAAGCTAACAGAATCTCGAATATCAAATATGCACAAAAGTAGCTTGCATTACAGAAGTACGCCATTTTTATCGACGTCCCTTTCGTGTTCATCCACCTATGGCTCCATACAGAATCTCTCAGATTCTTATGTGCAAATACCTGGAACCCGCACTAGTTGGTACTCAATGACAAGCAGGAATTCTACAAGCAGCCATTCGATAAACTTTGAAAGACCACCGGTTACGAACCGAATTGCAGACTTTCCTGGCTTTGTAAGAACTAAGtcacatgaaaatattatgaaagaGCCACCACCGATAAAAATGCGACGAATGCCACCACCCCCACCACCGCCGTATGAACACAAGAAAAAAATTGCTTCACATTTAAGAGACAATAAATTCACAAATTCCAATTGTAGTAGTGCGCGTTTAAGTGACGTTCATGGAAATAAAGTGACGAACTCTTCGAATGGTGATCTAGATATAAAGACTCTTAGAGAAAAAAGTAAGAATTTGGACTTACCGTTGATTGCCGCCTTGTGTAATGATCGTTCATtactaaaacaaacaaaagcttTTGGTGTCCCTAAATCAAAACAATCGAGTGATAATGAAAGTGAAAGTGTATGTGTTAAGCCTATTCAAACCACCACCGATAAAGTAGATATTAAGAACAAACCAgaaattattagtaaaaaagTAGTAACATCGGTTCAGAAGAGAACTCCAGTTCGGAAGCCCACAGACAAGTTGCCTGCATTACCGGGTACGGAAGCCCACACACCCAGAGCTATGTCTAATACTTATGTTACGCATCCGAGTATTGCAAAAGTGAAGAAAAGTCAACCTAGTTCTTAA
- the LOC126965410 gene encoding uncharacterized protein LOC126965410 gives MNNISDPGKSSIGPSVVEAVDYLHGVESSTCLLLTPSSTALDFKHPLSQEMTEGPFITLNNDDNKSVNTGNSETCIGDSSSSGDSNSIVQDPVSAQLINNISMLDYHTLSKNGDAIMGQPEGKVNGSISLNNRKLPNFVNWNWVVIRKVLLWFVVSGLMACLAAIVAMVITIPKTCNPHLPWYQGKVFYEVFPASFRDSNNDGIGDLQGIITNLDYIKDLGATAIRLNYIFEANDYPEHYYNTTLLLQIDRSIGVLSDFQELITAVHQQDMFLVLDLPVINILDTSTTNPLDFVSNYSIVSNMDPTTAALVYWAQTEKVDGFYLKNLEKFVDDISFGRSIQIWKEIIGNGKILMASEDVLYRTESESRSVLLNKIDLFDVYLDINEDITRLKNRIDKLISGVLWDKPFYPWVHWNIGNVNTERISMKHKNNTLALFALELALPGTVGIFYGDEVGLGGIAKQEIEGDFHEHKYVHNLVPMPFFNKENTAILPWSGKSSLEPNNQYLKVIRSLIELKFKTPTLYLRGIIKEGNILKNIEIQTTEDNLVVMQRWYPRRNTCVFVSNLGNTEITTDLSSMFYGGTVVAATNSSLLGQFLYFDKITFQRNSAILFKLEK, from the exons ATGAATAATATATCTGATCCTGGTAAAAGTAGTATTGGTCCTAGTGTTGTTGAGGCAGTAGACTATCTACATGGTGTTGAATCCTCAACCTGTCTTCTTTTGACCCCTAGCTCGACCGCTCTTGATTTTAAGCATCCATTGTCTCAAGAAATGACTGAAGGACCATTTATCACCCTTAacaatgatgataataaaagtGTTAACACTGGGAATTCAG AAACATGCATTGGAGACTCCAGCTCATCAGGCGATTCTAATTCCATAGTTCAGGATCCTGTCAGTGCTCAATTAATCAACAATATCAGTATGTTAGATTATCATACTCTTAGCAAAAATGGGGATGCGATAATGGGACAG CCTGAAGGAAAAGTCAATGGGAGTATTAGTTTAAATAACCGAAAACTACCCAACTTTGTTAATTGGAATTGGGTTGTTATAAGAAAAGTACTTTTATGGTTTGTTGTATCTGGTCTCATGGCATGTTTAGCAGCTATTGTAGCCATGGTAATTACAATACCAAAGACATGCAACCCTCACCTGCCATGGTATCAAGGTAAAGTGTTTTATGAAGTATTCCCGGCAAGTTTCAGAGATTCTAATAATGATGGAATAGGAGATTTACAAGGTATCATTACAAACTTAGATTATATCAAAGATTTGGGTGCAACTGCTATCAGACTAAACTACATATTTGAAGCTAATGATTATCCCgaacattattataacactacatTGTTGCTGCAAATTGATAGAAGTATTGGAGTTTTGAGTGATTTTCAGGAACTTATAACTGCTGTTCATCAACAAGATATGTTTCTTGTCCTAGATTTACCAGTCATTAATATTCTTGACACCAGTACTACAAATCCATTAGATTTTGTATCAAATTACTCAATTGTGTCTAACATGGACCCAACCACAGCTGCCTTGGTTTATTGGGCACAAACAGAAAAGGTTGATGGATTTTACCTAAAAAATTTAGAGAAATTTGTTGATGATATTTCTTTTGGTAGATCTATTCAAATCTGGAAAGAGATAATTGGTAACGGTAAGATTTTAATGGCAAGTGAAGATGTTTTATATAGAACAGAAAGTGAAAGTCGTtctgtattattaaataaaatagatttatttgATGTTTACCTAGATATAAATGAAGATATTACTCGCCTTAAGAATAGAATTGATAAGTTAATATCTGGAGTTCTTTGGGACAAACCTTTTTATCCCTGGGTTCATTGGAATATAGGAAATGTTAATACTGAAAGAATCTCAAtgaaacataaaaacaatactTTAGCCTTGTTTGCTCTCGAATTGGCTTTACCCGGGACTGTTGGAATATTTTATGGTGACGAAGTAGGGCTGGGTGGAATTGCAAAACAAGAAATAGAAGGTGATTTCCATGAACACAAATATGTACATAATCTAGTACCaatgccattttttaataaagagaACACAGCGATTTTACCATGGAGTGGAAAGTCTTCGTTGGAGCcaaataatcaatatttaaaagtcATAAGAAGCCTGATTGAATTAAAGTTCAAAACACCTACACTATATTTACGGGGAATCATTAAAGaaggaaatatattaaagaataTAGAAATACAAACTACTGAAGATAACCTTGTCGTAATGCAGCGGTGGTATCCTCGAAGGAACACATGTGTGTTTGTCAGCAATCTAGGTAACACAGAGATCACCACAGACTTGTCATCAATGTTCTATGGTGGCACAGTAGTTGCTGCTACTAACTCATCCTTGCTCGGCCAATTtctgtattttgataaaattacttTTCAGCGAAATTCTGCAATTCTGTTTAAATTGGAAAAGTAG